The nucleotide window ATTATCGCCGTGCTAATTTCCTTATTCATTTTCAACGCCTATATTACGAGAGTTATTCTAAAAGGAATTCGTCATCTGCAAACAGCCGTACATAAAGTAGCGAGTGGCGACCTATCTTACCGTAGCACCTATAATGGTAGAGATGAACTGGGCGACATTACTAACGACTTGAACGAAATGAGCGAAAATCTACGCCTAATGATTGAAGACGTTAAAAAAGCGTCCACAGATGTGAAATCTTCGAGCGATAACGTGATTATTAGCTCTGAAATTATTTCCGCGATGACAACCGAAATGGACATCGAAATGAAAATGATGGGCGAACAAATTCAAACGCAAATCGGCAGCATGAAAGAAAGCACTGATGCGATGGATCAAATGACAGGCGGCGTTCAAAACGTGGCTGAATATGCCCTTAAAGTATCTGACTTAACAAAAGACTCCGCAGAAAAAACTAACGACGGAATTGCCGTTATTAATAACTTAGTGTCACAAATGGACCGTATTAGCGGTGTTATGCGTTCAAGCACAGACGTTGTTTCCCAACTAGTTAACCGCGTTGGCGAAGTCGAAAAAGCGCTAGATACTGTCACAAATATCGCTGACCAAACAAATTTACTGGCTCTAAACGCAGCAATCGAATCTGCGCGCGCCGGCGAACATGGCCGTGGTTTCGCAGTCGTAGCCGAAGAAGTCCGCAAGCTAGCAGAACAATCGCGTCTTGCTGTTGTAGATATTAATACCGTCCTGAAAAAAATCCAAACAGAATCAAAAACAACCATCGAAGTAATGAACACAGGTCTTTCCGAATCCGAAGCAGGCCAAAAAATAATTTCCGAAACAGAAGCAACTTTCACAGATTTACTCAACCGTGTTAATGATATTTCCGCCCAAATGCAAAACGTTTCCCAAGAAACAGAAGAAATGGCTGCCGGAATAGAAGAAGTCAACACATCAATTAGCGATGTAACAGAAATTTCCAACCAAATCGGTGAAAAATCCACTGCCGCACTTGAATTCGCGGAAGTAAACAAAATGAAAGTGGACGAGCTAGTCGTTATCTCCGAAGAAATGCAAAAAATTTCCGGTTCATTAGAAGGGTATATCGCCAACTTCAATACCGAAGTAAGCGAAGAAGCGGTCGAAGTAGCAGAAGAGCCAGACACAGAAACAAAAGAAAATGGAGAGCCAATCCTAGCCGAAAATGTCTAGGTAGCATCTACCATGCGAATTTGGATAAAATCACTGCTTGTTATTACAGCGTGTATATTTAGTTTGACCCTTCTAAATACGAAATATACCTTTTATTCACCAAACGTCAAACTCGAAAGCGCGAAAGTAGTTTACAAACTAGACAACGAACCTTTTAATGTAAGATTAGATGTGCCCTTAGTGAATCAAATGGATGCGCCGTCCCTTTTTAACGGCTGTGAAGTGACTAGTCTAGCGATGCTCTTACAGTTTGCTGGGAAAAACGTAACTAAAAACGAGCTAGCAAGTAATCTCCCATCCACGCCAATCGAACAAAACGGCTTACATGGTAACCCAGATAAAGCGTTCGTTGGGAGCATTAACGGCGATAGTCCTGGCCTTGGAGTGAATCATGCTCCAATTGCCAAACTAGCAGCTAAATACGTTAACGAAGCGCACGTACATGATATTAGCGGCAACAGTATTCACGATATTATCACCGTACTAAGCACCGGCGCTCCAGTTTGGATTATCACAACGACCGATTACCATGCTCCAAAAAACTGGCAAACCGTGCAAACTAAAGAAGGCACAAAAAAAATCACGTATTCGATGCACAGTGTCGTGATTACCGGGTTTGATAAAAATAATTTTTACATTAACGATCCATACGGACATAAAAATCGCGCCGTAAAAAGAAGTGTCTTAGAAGAAGGCTGGTCCGCAATGGGAAAACAAGCCATTTACCTAAGCCGCCCATAAAAAAACGTTGGAAAGCATACAACATGCTCTCCAACGTTTTTTTAAATTCTTTTCTTAATAAATAGTACTACAGCAAATACTACAAGAAGTACTCCAATAACAACCGGCCAAACCGAAAATGCGTCTCCAGTAGAGGGAAGAAGTGAAGCATTACTTGTATTTTCAAATGCCTGAGCCGTACTCATGCGGAAATAAATCAAGCCAAGTGAAATCATAACAGCAATACCAGCAACTATTTTTTTGGAAAAAACCATTCAGCTCGCTCCTTTTCATATCATATCTATATTATTAGGCATTTGCTATTTTTTGTCAATGTATAGACCAATTTTAATCAAACGGCTTTATATAATGCTTGACCTAGTATACATATTATTGTAAAATGAATTTGTTTCCTTGAAAAGTAACGAAGGAGGATCGTACAACTAAATAGAAGCGCCAGAACTGATTGGAACGAAAATGCTTGAAGGTGAAATTCCTGAAAAGTAACGAATCAGTTGACGAGGAGGAGATTAATCGAAATTTCGGCGGGAGTCTCCCGGCTGTGCATGCAGTCGTTAAGTCTTACTTACAAATCATTTGGGCGACCAAGTGGACAGAGTAGTAATGAAACATGCTTTTTACCCCTCCAAGGAAACCAAAAAATGTAGAGGGCTTGAAATTGGACAAGTCTGCCCTCAAGTTAATTATTGGAGGAATTTATTATGTGTGGAATCGTAGGATATATTGGAACAAACAATGCAAAAGGCATTTTATTAGAAGGACTTGAAAAATTAGAATACCGTGGTTATGATTCAGCTGGAATCGCCCTACAAAACAAAGAACTAGTAACCGTTGTAAAAGAAAAAGGACGGATTGCTGATCTTGCAAGCCTAGTGCCAAGCGACGCATTCGGTACTACTGGAATCGGCCATACACGCTGGGCAACTCACGGCAAACCAAATCACGAAAACGCCCACCCGCACCAAAGCAAATCTGGTCGTTTTACTATCGTTCATAACGGAGTAATTGAAAACTATACCCTTTTAAAAGAAGAATATTTAAAAGATCATTCCTTTATTAGTGATACAGATACAGAAGTAATCGTGCAGCTTATTGAACTTTTCGCAGCAGAACTTTCTACAAAAGAAGCATTCAAAAAAGCATTATCGTTACTTCATGGTTCTTACGCAATCTGCTTAATCGACCAAACCGATACAGAAACACTTTACGCAGCAAAAAACAAAAGCCCATTACTAATCGGGAAAGGCGAGAACTTCAACGTAATCGCAAGTGACGCAATGGCTGTTCTGAAAGAAACGGACGAATTCGTGGAAATTATGGACAAAGAAATCGTTATCGTAACAAAAGACGGCTTCACTTTAGAAACATTAGAAGGCGAAGAAATCACACGCGCTAGCTACAAAGCAGAACTAGACGCATCTGATATCGAAAAAGGTACTTACCCGCACTATATGTTAAAAGAAATTGACGAACAACCAGCTGTAACACGTAAAATCATCCAAGCATACCAAAACGAAGCTGGCGAAATCAACGTCGACAAAACAATCATTGACGAAATCCTATCTTCTGACCGCATTCACATCGTTGCTTGCGGAACGAGTTATCATGCCGGCTTAGTCGGAAAAAACTTAATCGAAAAAATGGCGAAAATCCCTGTAGAAGTTCATGTTTCCAGTGAATTTGGTTATAACTTGCCGTTAATGTCTAAAAAACCGCTATTCATTTTTATCACTCAAAGTGGTGAAACGGCCGATAGCCGCCAATGTCTTGTGAAAGTGAAAGAACTTGGTTACCGCACTTTAACATTAACAAACGTACCAGGCTCGACACTTGACCGTGAAGCGGATCATTCGATGTATTTATTCGCGGGACCAGAAATTGCCGTTGCATCAACAAAAGCCTACACAGCGCAGATTTCCGTTTTGGCAGTACTTGCTGTTTCGCTTGGTCGTGAACTTGGCGATGCCGAAGCACTTAAAATTAATTTAGCTGCTGAATTAGGTATTGTGGCAACTGCAATGGAAGCAATGGTTTCTAGCAAAGAAGTTATCGAGCATATCGCCGGTGAGTTTTTAGCAACGTCGCGCAATGCTTTCTTCCTAGGTAGAAATATCGATTACTTCGTGGCAATGGAAGCCGCTCTTAAACTAAAAGAAATTTCTTATATCCAAGCAGAAGGTTTTGCCAGTGGAGAATTAAAACACGGAACGATCGCGTTAATTGAAGACGGTACACCAGTTTTAACCCTTATCACGCAAGAATCAATCAATTGGAATATCCGCGGCAATGTCAACGAAGTATTAGCACGTGGAGCAAAAACATGTGTGTTTGCAATGGAAAACGTCGCTCAACCAGGTGACCGTTTCGTCATTCCGCAAGTACATCCGTTATTAACTCCACTAGCAAGTGTTATCCCGTGCCAACTACTAGCTTATTACGCAGCACTTCACCGTGACTGTGACGTCGATAAACCAAGAAACTTAGCAAAAAGTGTAACAGTAGAATAAATTTCTTAAAGACCTTTTCGAAATTAGAAAAGGTCTTTTTTTACGCAATCAATAAATTTGCACGCGCCCCTTGTTATGCTTTAAACTTAAAGAGGAATGGGGGAAATCAGCCAATGGAAGTATCACACGTAACGCTCGAACCAAATAAAGATAGCCGTCCCGCAGTTTTAACAATCGGTAAATTTGACGGAGTACATCTCGGTCATCAAACCATTTTAAATACAGCTTTATCCATCAAAAAGGAAAACGAAATACTAACGGCCATCAGTTTCAGCCCGCATCCACTTTGGGCTTTAAAACAAATCGAAATATATCGCGAAATGCTCACACCAAGAATGGAAAAAGAACGCTGGCTCGCACATTACGGCGTAGACCATTTAATCGAAACAGCTTTCACGCCAAGGTATGCTGAAACGACGCCAGAAGAATTTGTCACTGATCATTTGACCAACCTACATTTATCGCATATCGTCGTTGGCTCCGAATTCAATTTCGGCAAAGGGCGTGATTCGGATGTAGATTTACTCCGGGACCTTTGCGAGCCCTATGGCATTGGTGTCACATCTGTCCCAGTAATTGAAACAAACCAAACAAAAATCAGTTCTACCAACATCCGAGCCTTTATTCGGCGCGGCCATTTCATAGAGGCAGAACAACTCCTCGGACATCCGTGGTACATTACCGGCATAGTTGAAAACGGCGAAATGATAGGCTTAGATGATTACGTTCTCCCGGCAACTGGCACCTATCAAACCGATGCAGGACACGTAAAAGTAACCAACAACCGTACTATCCAAGTCGATTTACCAGATGGATTGCAACAATTACATATGAAAAATGAACTTTCCTAGTAATTAGGGAAGTTTTTCTTTACATTTTATAAAATTAGTAATATACTAATTTAGTAAATTAATAAAATTTAAAAGGAGAAATCTCATGAAGATTCCAACTACCTTAAAACATAAACCAGTAATTGTTGTCGAAAATTACGAAGAAGTAGACGGCAAAAATGCTTATCACTCTGATGCAAAAGGACTTTCACTCGGACTTGCGCAGTGGAATGACCGCGGTAAAGTAGATATTTCAGCCAAAGTTTGGCGTCATACTGGTGATAAATGGTCGCGTCAATCCGAAGAACTGCCTTTACATCGCGTACTTGATTTAGCTATTTTAATCGCACGAACCAAAGTCCATTTTAAAGATGCTTACCGTTTACCTCATTTTTATGATAAAGAAAATCCCACGCTTGATCGTATTGGTTTGCAAGGAGATGCGCTGACTATCGCGGTTTGCGAAGATAATGAATATATCGATGAAGACATCCAATTATTCGAACAAGCTTTAAAAAACGACGACGAACTTCTCAGTGAACGCCTCAAAACACTCAGCAAACTTTTACAAGAAGCAGGTTATTAAGGACGTGAAATAAGTGAATAAAGACAATCGAAAAGAACTCATTCGCGCATACAAAGAAAAAGCTCCAGATGCCGGCGTATATCGTTTCATCAGCAAAGAAAGCGGCAAATACCTGATTGATAACACGATGGATTTAAAAGGCATAGCGAACAAATTAGCATTCGGAGTGAAAATCGGCGCTGGAAACATGCTTCCACCAGAAATGGCGAAAGAAGCAAAACAATACGGAATCGAGACCATCACCTTTGAAATTCTCGAAAAAGTAGATATTAAACCCGAAATGACAAAGGACGATATCAAAGAAGAAAACGATGTGCTACTAAGTTTATGGCTAGAACGAGAAGACCTTTAAGTGATAAAGGTCTTTTTTTTATGAATTAAAATTGTATATTAAAAAGTTTATTTAGATAAAAAGTCACGAAATGTCTATATTTTCCCGATAAAATTAATGTTATAATATTAATTGACTATAAAAAAGGGAGGGTTTTAAACATGAATCCAAGAAAATCAGAATTTGTTTTAAGTTTAATCGCTGGAATTACAGGTATTATTGCAGGTATTACTGGAATCGCAGGCGGAGGTCTTCTTGCTGCTCTATCTGGAAGCGAAGAGCTATCCAATGCAGCTTCAATGACTACTGCTGATAGTGAGGCGCTTGCTGCTGCAGGTGGCTTAACAGTAATTTTCTCAGTGATTGCTTTAGTAATTGGTATCGCTTTGATTGTTTTTGCAGTATTAATCAAACGTAATGCTAAAGTATTCGGTATCTTGACGCTTATAGCTGGCGTTGTAGGTTTCTTCTTAGTAGGACTACTTTGGGTTGTTCCAGGCATTCTTGCAATTATCGCAGGTATTATGTGCCTAGCGAGAAAAGTACCAGCTTCTTTAAGCTAATTTTATAGATAGGCTGTAACAAGATGAGCAATCATTTTGTTACAGCTTTTTTTTTGGATAAAATTATTAAAAAAGTAAATCCTTACAATATTGTTCACGTTTTATTCACATTTCGAGCTGGTTGCTAGAAAATTATTCCTAATTTAGTACTTTATATATAAAAAACGAGAGTATAATATTAGTAGTTAAGTTTAAATTACACAATTAATTTTACTTCTAGGAGGAATAAATAATTTAATGAAAAAAATGATGACATTATTGTTACTTGCTTTATCTGTCTTTATAATTAGTTTTGTTAGCTCACCAAAGCATGCTTCTGCCGATACTACTGACATTTTACAAGCTCCAAAGCCAATTAATGAGATTTTTCCAGATGAAGGCGTGGCTCAATTAGTTGCTAGAGAAACCGGGAAAAGTACAACTAGTGAAGTTTCGCAGGCCGATTTGGATGGAATCACGAAGCTGAACGATACTATCCAAAGTAGTAGAACGGTGCCGATGATCTATTCTTTAGAAGGTGTAGAATATCTTCATAATCTAAGAGAACTGGCTATTCCAAACCATTCTGTCAGTGATATTTCCGCATTAGAAGGATTAGCAGAGTTGAGAATAGTAGATATTAGGTATAGTAATGTAAGCGATTTGTCGCCGCTTAGTAAGTCAAAAGAAATAACACATTTAGATGCGATAGGGAACAATATAAGTGATATAAGTGTATTTAGTTCATTTTCAAAAATAAACCAAGTAGTTCTTGGTGAGAATAATATAAGTGATATAAGTGTTTTAAAAGATTTCCCAGCGGACCAATTTGTTTATATTTATTTGGATAATAATAAAATTAAAGATATTAGTCCACTTTCTGGTAAAGCATTTCATCAATTGACACTTAATGATAATGAGATAAGTGATGTTAGTCCATTAAGTACAATGACGCTATATTCAGACTATGCATTTACGGATAACTTTTACATTGATATTAGTAACAATCACATTAGCGATATCAGTCCTTTAAAAAATACTGGTTTTAGCAAATTAAACTATTTTTATGCAGAAAACCAAAGTGTTACGAGCCCGTCAAAAACTTTTTCCAATGATTTAACACTGGAGAATAGTGTGAAGAATATCGAAGGAAAGGCGATAACACCTGAAATAATTAGTAATAACGGTAGCTACTCTGGTTCTATGCTAAATTGGCAACTTCCTAACTTTGTAGCGAATGTAGATTATTCGTTTTCTGAGACGAACCAAATTGGTCAAACTACAGGAGTTTTTAGCGGTAAAGTCTCACAACCACTAGTTGATGGATTTACCGTGACATTTGATAATGAAGGTTCCATTTCTACAGAATCCTATAAAAGCGACGTAATAATTTCTGAGCCAACTGAACCGACCAAAGAAGGATTCACTTTTGAGGGATGGTATGATGCGTCAACAGGCGGAAAGAAATGGGATTTTGCGACAGATAAAATGCCGGCTAATGATATTACGTTATATGCCCAGTTTACTGAAACAAAAACAGAACCTGCAAACCCAGTATTTCCAGTTGAATCAGAAGAATCAACAGACTTGGGAGATTCAGAAGACTCAGCAAATCCAAGTGTTACTGAAGATACTTCTAAACTAGAAATAGCAGAAAAAGCAACTAAAAATAAAACAACACAAGCATCAGAAAAGGCACCAGAAAAAATAGCAACAAGCGAATTGCCGAAAACGGGAGATAGTTCACCGTACTTAATTTTACTAGGATTAGTTCTTGTTGGAGCATCCGTTTTCGCTTGGAAGAAAAAACAAGCATAATCATATAAAAGAAAAACCGACAAAATTATTTGTCGGTTTTTTAGTCGTTATTATTTAGAAGTTTTTCTCCAAATAATTAATGCAGAAGTGAAAACTAGTAAGCCTGTAGCTACTTGTTTTACGGGATTATTGTCACCAGTATTCGGTAACTTTTTTGTATTTCCAGTGCTATTTCCAGCCACTTTTCCAGTCTTATTTTTAACCTCATTTTGAGTAGCGGGAGTGACTGTTGTGTCTATGTTACTTGTTTTCTTGTAAACAAAGATGACTTTTTCCGGTGTTTCTCCAAAAGTTCCATTGATGTTGGTTGGAGTTGCTTCCAGTTGATAGCCGGGGATACTTTTCGGTTTTACATTGTAAGCATTTCCGACAGTACCGGTTAAGGTTGAAGGGGTGCTAATTATTTTATTGTTAGAGTCGACATATTGTACCTCAAGGATAGCTGATCTTTTGGAACTTCTATTTTTCGTATAAACATAATTAATGGTTTGCGCTTCTAATGTATAAAGTCCGTTTGCGTTTGCTGGTGTTTTTGTCAGTGTATAACCAGGGATTTTCTTTGGTTTGGAACTGTATTTAGCATCTAGCAAGCCTGTTAATGTGTCGGCTGAGGCAATGGTTTCGCCGGTATTGCTCTTATAGTTTACTGTGATGTCCCCACCAATTGGCGGCTGTTCCACGATAATTGGAACGCGTACTTTCGCAAAAGTATTGGAATCTGTTGATAAGGTACTTTTGATAATAATGAAGCCTTCTCCGGGCGTTTTCGCGATACCATCAGAGAGAATAGAAGAACCATCGTCCTCATACTTAAATTCATGTGTATCAAAAAGTGCTTTTCCAGAAGCTAAACCGAGCTGGGATTTGTCTGGTGTTAATTGATTAAAGTCAGCTTTATACGGAACAGTAATAGGTTCACCGTTATAAACTAATTGATCTTGGCCTTGTCTGTAATCGTAATGTTCTAGCATATTTCCACCATTATTAAAGTCATCAAGATAGCCTGGAGGAATATCCGTCGTAATTTGATTTCCGCTCATGATCACAGCTAATGGTTTCAAATCAAGGGGAGGCCAGTAATTACTAGCCCAGTTAATCTTGAAAATCTCAGAAGGTAGCGAGATTAGTTTATTATCTCGAATGTTTAGGCTAGTTAAACTGGAAGATAATTGAGTAATGTTATCTGGTATTTCCTTGATAGAATTATTTTCTAATTGCAATGAATCTATAGCGGGCAGTTGAAAAACAACCATAGGAAACTCATGTAAATTATTGGAAAATAAATTTAATACTTCTAATTTCTTTAATTGACCTACGCTATCAGGAACCTCGCTCACTGTTCCGGAAATGACAGTCAGATTCTTTAAATTCTTAAAATCTGAAATATTTTCGGGAATAAAGGAAGCACCTTCTGGACTTAACATTGTAACAGTTTCTATGTCCGCTAATGTAATATCTTCGCGACTTTTATTTAGTCGTTGTTCGGTAGCTGCAATGAATGGTTCGTTATTTTCTAATTCTTCTTCCAACCAAGACACAGATTCCGCATTTGCTTTTGAAAAAAGAAAAGGGATTAGAGTGGCAAGTATCAGCAAACAAATTAAAAGGAGAATAATTTTTCTCAAGTTGTGGCACATCCTGTCTGTAATTTGTAAATTTGTCATATATTAGTTAATTATATTATTTTTCTATTTCAAACGAGTACTAAAAAAAGACCTCGAAATCGGCTTCATTTTGTTAAATGTGTCTAAAAAATGTCTATTTTACAAAATTGTAGAAATGGTAATTTGTGTGCGCGAAACAGTAATAAAAAATATTTTAAGCTTTTTTAAAACTGTTTTTAGCAGAGGAAAATTATTTATTGAGCACTTTAAATCGGAATGAAATAGCTGTATAACTTGGCTTTGCGAGCTTGTTTGGTTGGATTTGGAAGTGGAGGATATTTTGGGAAGTGGAATTTGTGCGAATAGTTTAGACACGAAAAGTCTGTTTTCAATCGATGGAGAAGGCGTTTTTTATGATTATTAATTTACACAAAATAGTCACAAAAACCATTTTTTTACTATTGTACAAGGAATTTCTATCAAATGAGATAGAGTATAATTTTAGTAGTAATAAAAACGAACTGGAGGCTGTGAATTAATGAAAAAAACAATTACTTTTCTTTCGGTAATGATGATATCGTTCAGTATTTTTAGCGTTAATCCACTTTCTGGATTAGCCTTTGAAAAGGGCGCTGCGACAACGGAGACCAAACAACAAGTTAATGCAACAAACGCGGCTACGGATATAGTTACTGCTCAAGATTTGGGAGGACAGACGTGGTTAATTAATGAAGTAAATAAACAACTCGCACCAAAAGCAGTTGGGGTAGATTTAACCTTCGAGGACTTGGCGAAAATTACTAGGATTACGATTACTGATCGTGGGCTTACGGGGGAAGTGCCGCCTGAAATTAAAAATCTTGTTTCATTAGAATTTTTGATTTTATACAGTAATAATTTAACTGGGACGATTCCTGCTGAACTTGGGGAATTAACAAAGCTAAAGGAACTTCGATTAGATTTCAATAAATTGACTGGAACAATTCCTGATGGCCTTGGAAATATTCCGTCGATTGCATTGCAGAGAAACAGATTAGTTGGCCAAATCCCTTTGAGCTTATATGAAAATAGAACAGGGAAAAATGAAGTAAATGTTTCGGGTAACCAAGTGACAATTAATAGTAGAGCACCTGAACCAAGTATTTACTCCTATGCAACTTTTATTTATCCAGCTACTACCCCGGAATATGGTGGGCATTTGAAGGCGACAACAACTTATATTAGCAACTTGGAAAATGATGCTTTTATTACGCCGTTTCTTCCAGGTAGTTCCACATTTATCGATTTACAAGCGGTATTTATGTTTGAAACGGAGCTCTATGAAGGGCACGAGGTAACAATTACGGATGATGCTTCCGGAAAACTGCTTTATGAGGGCGAGTTAACTTCTGATATCAGTATTTCTTTAAAGAGTTTAAGTTCTGGCTACCATAATATTCGTGTTGTACTCGATAATGCACCAAACAATCCGCAAAATCAAACAACATTTGGTATCAGCATTGTAAGTACGGTAGCGGGGGATTTAACAGTTAATTACATCGATGAAACCGGAAAAACCATTCACGAACCACAGACAGTTAGTGGGTTTGTAGGCGATGATTATGATGTAACAACCGACGAATACCAATTAGCAATTGATGGATATGAATTAGATAGTTCTAAATTACCAACTGATGCAATTGGCACATTTGATCACGCGCCATTGTCTGTAACGTATGTGTACAAAGAGAATCAAGGCGCGCCAGTCACGGTAAAATATGTAGATGAAAATGGTAACGAACTAACTACTTCTGACAATTTGACTGGCAAACTAGATGACACCTATCAAGCAGGAGCGAAAGAAATTGCTGGCTTTACGCTAGATGAGAGCAAACTACCAACCAATGCAAGTGGAATATTTGAAGCTGATCCGCAGGCAGTCGTGTATGTGTATAAAGCCGTGCCAGCAATGATTAAAGCGCATGACTCAATGATTTATGTGGGTGATAATTGGACTGCGGCAGATAATTTTGATAGCGTAAGTGATAATTTTGGTGCAGCAGTTTCCTTTGATGATGTGACGGTTGAAGGGACGGTGGATACAACGATAGCTGGCATTTACCCAGTAACGTATAGCTTTGCTGGAGAAAGTATCACTATTCAAGTAACAGTGAAAAATAAAGATATACCAGCGAACTCAGTTACACCATCAGATCCGAGCTCACCAAGCGAACAAAGTGCTTCAACTACACCAAAAACACCAGACAAACAAACAGCAAAATCGCCAACATTAAAAATAACGCCAACACAAAGTGAAACATCCACTGTAGCGGGTAAATTAAAACTTCCTACTACTGGGGATAATCTTTTGGATAGCATTATCTATAGTTTATTTGGCTTCATTGCTATATGTGTGGCATTTTGTTTATTCTTCTGGCGTAAAAAGCAAAAACATAGCT belongs to Listeria swaminathanii and includes:
- a CDS encoding methyl-accepting chemotaxis protein; translation: MNLIKNRKLKTKLSINIVITTIMLIGLGATSFLGFRHVATLSDNMVDNNVAPMKEIAKIQTNMAQINIDILTMFDTINGKSTLIKDIDNLYAENDQAIHNFKKANLTAEDKKQLAYFEEKLADMKASASSVISDTSSALDDAELLGAQNRYYQNVKTKFDDATKQLNVLNDMNYKEVENSSQAISDFGVKISLIFTAVIIAVLISLFIFNAYITRVILKGIRHLQTAVHKVASGDLSYRSTYNGRDELGDITNDLNEMSENLRLMIEDVKKASTDVKSSSDNVIISSEIISAMTTEMDIEMKMMGEQIQTQIGSMKESTDAMDQMTGGVQNVAEYALKVSDLTKDSAEKTNDGIAVINNLVSQMDRISGVMRSSTDVVSQLVNRVGEVEKALDTVTNIADQTNLLALNAAIESARAGEHGRGFAVVAEEVRKLAEQSRLAVVDINTVLKKIQTESKTTIEVMNTGLSESEAGQKIISETEATFTDLLNRVNDISAQMQNVSQETEEMAAGIEEVNTSISDVTEISNQIGEKSTAALEFAEVNKMKVDELVVISEEMQKISGSLEGYIANFNTEVSEEAVEVAEEPDTETKENGEPILAENV
- a CDS encoding C39 family peptidase → MRIWIKSLLVITACIFSLTLLNTKYTFYSPNVKLESAKVVYKLDNEPFNVRLDVPLVNQMDAPSLFNGCEVTSLAMLLQFAGKNVTKNELASNLPSTPIEQNGLHGNPDKAFVGSINGDSPGLGVNHAPIAKLAAKYVNEAHVHDISGNSIHDIITVLSTGAPVWIITTTDYHAPKNWQTVQTKEGTKKITYSMHSVVITGFDKNNFYINDPYGHKNRAVKRSVLEEGWSAMGKQAIYLSRP
- a CDS encoding LPXTG cell wall anchor domain-containing protein, encoding MVFSKKIVAGIAVMISLGLIYFRMSTAQAFENTSNASLLPSTGDAFSVWPVVIGVLLVVFAVVLFIKKRI
- the glmS gene encoding glutamine--fructose-6-phosphate transaminase (isomerizing), with product MCGIVGYIGTNNAKGILLEGLEKLEYRGYDSAGIALQNKELVTVVKEKGRIADLASLVPSDAFGTTGIGHTRWATHGKPNHENAHPHQSKSGRFTIVHNGVIENYTLLKEEYLKDHSFISDTDTEVIVQLIELFAAELSTKEAFKKALSLLHGSYAICLIDQTDTETLYAAKNKSPLLIGKGENFNVIASDAMAVLKETDEFVEIMDKEIVIVTKDGFTLETLEGEEITRASYKAELDASDIEKGTYPHYMLKEIDEQPAVTRKIIQAYQNEAGEINVDKTIIDEILSSDRIHIVACGTSYHAGLVGKNLIEKMAKIPVEVHVSSEFGYNLPLMSKKPLFIFITQSGETADSRQCLVKVKELGYRTLTLTNVPGSTLDREADHSMYLFAGPEIAVASTKAYTAQISVLAVLAVSLGRELGDAEALKINLAAELGIVATAMEAMVSSKEVIEHIAGEFLATSRNAFFLGRNIDYFVAMEAALKLKEISYIQAEGFASGELKHGTIALIEDGTPVLTLITQESINWNIRGNVNEVLARGAKTCVFAMENVAQPGDRFVIPQVHPLLTPLASVIPCQLLAYYAALHRDCDVDKPRNLAKSVTVE
- a CDS encoding bifunctional riboflavin kinase/FMN adenylyltransferase; translated protein: MEVSHVTLEPNKDSRPAVLTIGKFDGVHLGHQTILNTALSIKKENEILTAISFSPHPLWALKQIEIYREMLTPRMEKERWLAHYGVDHLIETAFTPRYAETTPEEFVTDHLTNLHLSHIVVGSEFNFGKGRDSDVDLLRDLCEPYGIGVTSVPVIETNQTKISSTNIRAFIRRGHFIEAEQLLGHPWYITGIVENGEMIGLDDYVLPATGTYQTDAGHVKVTNNRTIQVDLPDGLQQLHMKNELS
- a CDS encoding DUF6530 family protein, which translates into the protein MKIPTTLKHKPVIVVENYEEVDGKNAYHSDAKGLSLGLAQWNDRGKVDISAKVWRHTGDKWSRQSEELPLHRVLDLAILIARTKVHFKDAYRLPHFYDKENPTLDRIGLQGDALTIAVCEDNEYIDEDIQLFEQALKNDDELLSERLKTLSKLLQEAGY
- a CDS encoding GIY-YIG nuclease family protein; this translates as MNKDNRKELIRAYKEKAPDAGVYRFISKESGKYLIDNTMDLKGIANKLAFGVKIGAGNMLPPEMAKEAKQYGIETITFEILEKVDIKPEMTKDDIKEENDVLLSLWLEREDL
- a CDS encoding DUF4064 domain-containing protein, which codes for MNPRKSEFVLSLIAGITGIIAGITGIAGGGLLAALSGSEELSNAASMTTADSEALAAAGGLTVIFSVIALVIGIALIVFAVLIKRNAKVFGILTLIAGVVGFFLVGLLWVVPGILAIIAGIMCLARKVPASLS
- a CDS encoding InlB B-repeat-containing protein, which translates into the protein MKKMMTLLLLALSVFIISFVSSPKHASADTTDILQAPKPINEIFPDEGVAQLVARETGKSTTSEVSQADLDGITKLNDTIQSSRTVPMIYSLEGVEYLHNLRELAIPNHSVSDISALEGLAELRIVDIRYSNVSDLSPLSKSKEITHLDAIGNNISDISVFSSFSKINQVVLGENNISDISVLKDFPADQFVYIYLDNNKIKDISPLSGKAFHQLTLNDNEISDVSPLSTMTLYSDYAFTDNFYIDISNNHISDISPLKNTGFSKLNYFYAENQSVTSPSKTFSNDLTLENSVKNIEGKAITPEIISNNGSYSGSMLNWQLPNFVANVDYSFSETNQIGQTTGVFSGKVSQPLVDGFTVTFDNEGSISTESYKSDVIISEPTEPTKEGFTFEGWYDASTGGKKWDFATDKMPANDITLYAQFTETKTEPANPVFPVESEESTDLGDSEDSANPSVTEDTSKLEIAEKATKNKTTQASEKAPEKIATSELPKTGDSSPYLILLGLVLVGASVFAWKKKQA